The Flavobacteriales bacterium genome contains the following window.
TGTCCTCTCCACCGTTCGCTTCGAACTCCGCTTCCAGCAACGTCCAATTGGCCGTGTCCACGCCGCTGATGTCCCACGTTGCCGTCGCGTAAGTATCCCACGCTGTGTCCTGGTAGTTGCACACGTTCGGGAACCCGTAGCCTACCAACGCGTGAAAAGCACCCGTCATATAGCACGAGATATCCGCCATATTCACCCGCAACCACAAGCAATAGTGCTGCCCGGCCACCAGCGGGTCCGTTAGCTCCACTGTCGCGTACATCTGCGGGTTCCCGTCCGGGAATCCACCTTGCGAGTTCATACGAAGGGTCCACATCGAAATGTAACCATCGCCATCCGCAGCCTGCTGGTAACCTAAGCCGTTGTACGGCACACCCGGCTGATTTCCGATGGTGTTGTTGCACGCGTGCAGGTATCCGAATGGCAAACCACAGCTTACCTCATCCCAAGCAACAACCATATAGGTGTTCACGCCATTCTCACACTCCGTGTCGTACTCCTCAAAGCTCCCGTTAGGCACCAAGTTCTGCCCTTGCATCACTCCTGCCATCATCAGCAGGGCGGCCAAAAGCACATTCTTGTTCTTCATGGCAAAGTGGTCAAGGTGCCACCGAAAAGCTTGTCGTGTACTCCTCCTGCTCGCGGCGCAGCACCAGAGTGTAACGCCCTGCGCTCCAGCTGCTCACATCAATGCTCACCAGCATGCCCGCCACCCGTTCCGAATGAACACGGCGGCCTTGCAGGTCCAACACCTCCAATTGAGCATTGGCCATATCCGAAGTGCTGCTCAGTTGCACAGCATCGCTGGCCGGGTTCGGATAGAGCCGCAGTCCGAAATCCTCCGCCATCGCCGACTTTGTTTTCACTTCCTCCTCCTTCTCGATCTCGTTCGGATCCCCGCACCACCAATACCGCTTGATCCGGTTCCCGGCCGCATCATACTTGTACTTCACCCAGCAATGGCTCTGGGCAACCACTGTCATACCGGCCAAAAAAAGAATGGCGGTCATGGCATTTCGTACGGATGCAAGTCCACTGTTCTTCATGGTGTGTGAGCTTTGGCCTGCCCAAGTTAAGCACCACGAAGGACCGCGCCTTCTCCTTTCCCCCCAACGCCGAAGGGCCCGCTTCCGCGAGCCCTCCGACGCCTTGTTGCACTTGCCCCGGTCCATTCCCCGACACGTCGGGGGATGACCTATTCGATGACAAGCCTCTTCGATAGTGTTCTGTCGCCCACCATCACGGTGGCGATGTAGGTACCCTTCTCCTTGCCGCGCAGGTCCACGGTGCGCGCTTGGCCGCCATTGCCCATCACCACCTCGTTGTGCACCACACGCCCGGCGGCATCCGTGACGTACATCGTTCCGTTGCCGCCTTCCTCCGGGAGTTTGAACGCCAGTGTGAACAAGCCCTCGCTCGGGTTCGGGAGCACGCGCATTTCGTCGTTCTCTGGCGAGGTCGTCGCACTCTTCTCCACGCCGGTCACCTCCTCTTCATTCCCCGTAGCAGTGTGCACAGGCGTTGGTGTGGTGCGCGGCTTTGTCCTGTAACGGAAGACTTCGGCCTTGGCACTTCCTTGACCTCCGTCAGGCTGCACGATCACGCGGCAGAACACCGGCATCACCAGATCACCTTCCTCACCCGGCGCTTCAGCGGTCACCATGGGCTCGGTCGTGCGGTGCTCGGCCAACCAGGCCTTGGCCTCTTCGCCTGTCAGCGTGGTGGTGTTCGTGGAGCCGTTCTCCTCCGTCACGATGGTCACTGTCGCTGCGCCCTTGTCGTCCTCCCGGATGTCAATAGTGCGGGTGGTGCGGTGCTCAACGATCTGTTGGGCGGTGGCGCCTAGCACCGCCATGCAAGCCAATGGCAGCAAGATGTTTCGAACGGGTTTCATGGTGGAGCGGTGAGGGAACGGGGGCGAACGTACTGGACGTCCAAAGGCACCGTTGTTAAGCCCGCGCCAACTGCGGTTAATGAACGTTAAGTGGTCATTCGCCCCCTTGCACCGCTCTACTTTCGGCCACCACCGCGCATTTCAGGTGGTGCACCCGTGGAGAAACGCTGGATCGCCGCCCTGCTCATCGGCATCACCATCGCACTCGCGGGACTCTCGGTCATCCAAGTGCAGTGGATCCGCGGCGTCATCGAAGCCCGCGACACCCAGTTCGGTCAGAGCGTGGACAATGCCATGAACGCCGTGAGCGAGCGCCTCGAGCGGATCGATGCGCTGATGAGCATCCGCAAACACTCCGAAGGCGCCCGCATGCTGGCCGCGCTCGACAGTGCCCACCAAGCATCGCTCTCGGCGCAACAACAATCGGATGTGGTGATCGGCCTTGGCGGTGACGGCCTTCCGGCCACGGTGGAGCATGTCGGGGACCCACGCGAAGCACTTGTGGACGATGTGGTGCGCGGTCTGCTTTACGGCAACTCGCAGCGGCCGATCACCGAGCGTGTCGATGAACCGTTACTTGATTCACTCGTTCGTGAGGAGCTGCGCGCGCGCGGTATCCCCGAAGCAGCGGCCTTCGCCGTGGTGAACGATGAGAACGAGCTGGTGCTCATGCATGCGATCGCGGACACGGCAATGGCCGTTGAGTTGGCGCATTCGCCCCATCGTGTGCGCCTATTCCGCTTGGACCCGGCAGGAACCGCACACTGGCTGGTACTGTCCATTCCTGAACAGCGCTCGCACATCCTGAAGGGCATGGGCTGGCAGCTGGCCCTCAGCGGTCTGCTGGTGTTGATCATCGCCGGCATGTTCATCTTCACCATCGTCACCATTGTTCGGCAGCGGCGCATGAGCGAGATCAAGAACGACCTGGTGAACAACCTGACCCACGAACTGAAGACACCCATCGCCACGATCGCATTGGCGTGCGAAGCGCTCAGTGATCCGTCCATCACCAAGACAGAGGAGCGGACCAGGAAATTCACCACCATGATCCGCGACGAGAACAAGCGTTTGGGCGTACTGGTGGAAAGTGTGCTGCAGAGCGCTGTGCTCGATAGCGGCCGTATGCGCTTACGTCCGGTCGACCTCGACATGCACCAGGTGGTGACGGAGGTCGCGCGCAACACCAACATCCTGGCCGAACGCCGCAATGGGCGCATCGCCACTGAGCTGGGAGCGGAGCTGGCGCACGTCAAGGGCGATCGCATCCACCTGGCCAACGTGCTCTACAACCTGGTGGACAATGCTGTGAAATACTGCGAGAAGGAGCCGCGTATCACCATCGCCACCACCAGCGATGACAGTCACCTGAGCATCGTGGTGCGCGACAACGGCATCGGCATCCCGCGCAACGAACTCAAGCGCATCTTCGACCGCCTGTACCGCGTGCCTACCGGCAACCTGCACAATGTGAAAGGCTTCGGCCTCGGCCTCAGCTACGTGAAGTCCGTTGTGGAAGGTCACGGCGGCACCATTGCAGTGGAAAGCGAGCCCGGTCTTGGCAGCACCTTTACGATCACCCTACCGTTCGAACATGACAGCCGCACTGAAACTGCTGGTGGTTGAGGACGACCCCAACTTGGGCAACCTCGTCGCTGAATACCTGGAAGCCAAAGGCTACGGCGTTGAGCTGCAGCGCGACGGACAGCAAGGGTTCGAGGCCTACCGCCGCGGTGGGCACGATCTGTTGCTCCTCGATGTGATGATGCCCGTGAAGGACGGGCTCACGCTGGCCAAGGAGATCCGCAAAGAGAACCCGCAGGTGCCCATCATCTTCCTCACGGCGAAGAGCATGCGGCAGGACGCCATCAACGGCTTCCTCGTTGGTGCGGACGATTACATCCACAAGCCGTTCTCCATGGAGGAGCTGCAACTGCGCATCGGTGCGGTGCTTCGGCGCGTGCACGGCATCGCGGAGAAGGAAGAGGCCCCGAACAAGTACGAGATCGGCCTCTACCATTTCGACCTGCGCAAGCAACTGCTGACCTTGGACGAGCAGCAGCGCAAGCTCACCACCAAGGAAACCGAACTACTGCGCATGCTTTGCGTGCACCGTAACGGCCTTTTGGAACGCAGCGTGGCGTTGAAGGAGATCTGGGGCGACGACAGCTACTTCAACGGCCGAAGCATGGACGTGTACATTGCGAAACTGCGGAAGTACTTCAAGGACGACCCGGCCGTGGAGATCGTGAACGTGCACGGCAAAGGCTTCCGCCTCACCGACAAGAGCGAGTAGACTGCGTCCTGCTTCACAGCGCCCCCGCCCCTCTGCTTCAGAGGGACCCCGTCCGCCCACCATCCACCGGCAGGTTGATGCCGTTGATGTAGCTCGCGGCGGGTGATGCGAGGAACGCAATGGCGTTCGCGATCTCCTCCGGTTTGGCGAAGCGGCGCATCGGCACCTCACGCTTCATCTCTTCGGCAGCCTCATCCACGGACACCCCGCCCTTCTTCGCCTTGCCCTCGAGGATGGCCGCCAAGCGTTCGGTTTCCGTGGCGCCCGGCAGCACATTGTTCACGGTGATGTTGAAGGCTCCCAGCTCGTTGGCTAGGGTCTTGCTCCAATTGGCCACTGCACCACGGATCGTATTGCTCACCCCGAGCCCGTGCAGCGGGATCTTCACGCTGGTGCTGATCACATTGATGATGCGGCCATGACCGGCTGCCTTCATGCCCGGCACCAACGCCAAGGCCATCGCTTGGTAGGCCAGCAAATGCAGCCTGAAAGCCGACTCGAACGCTTCCAGCGGCGCCTGGTGCGCAAGACCTGGTGGTGGCCCCCCGGTGTTGTTGATGAGGATGTGCACAGGGCCGCTCTTCGCCGCATAGGCCATCGCCGCTGAGGAGAGAGCGGCAGTGTCCGACATGTCGGCGCAGACCACCTCATGGGTTTGCCCGGCTGAACGGTCAAGTGTCGCCACCGCTGCCGCCAGTTTCGACTTGTCGCGAGCGAGCAAGCACACCGTAGCTCCCAAGCGGGCAAGCTCCCGCGCCGCAGCCAAGCCGATCCCTTGCGTACTGCCACAAACCAAGGCGCGTTGCCCGTGCAATGAGAGGTCCATGCGGCCAAAGTAGGCGCGCTGTGCATCAACGACGATCGTTGGAAAAAGAGCGGGCACCGTCCACGGCCGTTCCACCGTCCTTGGCTACCCTTACCTCCGAAACGAAACCCTCCAATGAAAAGAACTCTCCTCGCGCTATCGTCGGTCATGGCCATTGGCCTATTGGCCAACGGGCAATCCGGGGCCGTGCGCTTTGCGCCCCTGCCTACAGACAATACCTTGAAGACGAGCCTGCCTTCCGTGAAATCGGACGGGAACGGCGCACCCCCGCAGTTCTTCGGCGGGCCGCCTGCCAACGACAATTGCGCGAACGCGATCTTGCTCACAGTGAACGGCAGTTGTGTGCCCACTGCTGGGACCACGGCCGGGGCCACGCAATCGCTGGCGGCCATCACGTGCAATACCTTCCTGGGTACGGCAGAAGATGACGTCTGGTACCGCTTCGTGGCCACAGCGAGCACGGCCACCATCCAGGTGGATGGCGACGGCACCTTCGATGCCGTTGTTGACCTGCGCAGCGGTGCTTGCAACGGCGCCAACATCGCGTGTGCTGACGCCACTGTGGGAGGCGAGGTCGAAGTGATCAATGCGACCGGGCTCACAGTGGGGGCCACATATCGCTTCCGGGTCTATGACTACGAAGGAACCGCGGACCCCACACCGACCTTCACAGTTTGCGTGTACAACACGCCGGCTGCACCGGCCAACGACGAATGCTCCGGTGCCCCGGTACAGAACCTCAGCGTCCCGGGAACGGCAACCTCGAACGGCAACAACGTGGGCGCAACGGACTCCGAAGGCATCGGTACGGCAACCGTGTGGGAAGCCTTCACCATCTCAACGTGTGCGAACGTCACAGCCGATTTCTGCGGATCGGTGGATTTCACCAACTTCTTCATCAGCCTTACGGATGCCTGCCCGTTCGTGAACGTGATCGACAGCAGCAGTACCGGCGGTTGCGGTGATGGCACCCTCTCCATCACTTGGGACAACCTGCCCGCTGGTACGTACTACTACCCCGTGTTGAGCGCGGTGGGTGCCGCCTGGGGGCCTTACACCGTTGAGTTCACCGCAACCTCTTGTGGTGGTGGCGGACCGGTGAACGATGAGTGCAGCGGAGCCACCGTGCAGAACCTCAGTGTTCCAGGGTCGGTGACGGTCAATGGCAACAACATCGGCGCAACGGATTCAGAAGGGGTCGGCACCGCTACTGTATGGGAAGCCTTCACCATCAGCCAGTGCGCAACGGTGACGGCCGACTTCTGCGGCTCAGTGGACTTCACCCAGTTCTTCATCAGCCTCACGGACGGTTGTCCGTTCGTGAGCGTTATCGACTCCACCAGTACGGGTGGCTGCGGTGATGGCACGCTCTCCATAACGTGGGCGAACCTGCCTGCCGGTACCTACTACTACCCCGTGCTGTCCGACCCGCTCACGGCCTGGGGCCCCTACACCATTGAGTTCTCGGCTGTCGCCTGCGGTGGCGGAGGACCGGTGAACGACGAATGCACGGGTGCTACCGTCCAGAACCTCAGTGTGCCCGGATCAGTGACGGTGAACGGCAACAACGTCGGTGCAACGGATTCGGAAGGGGTCGGCACGGCCACCGTGTGGGAAGCTTTCACCATTGGCCAATGCGCGACGGTAACGGCTGACTTCTGCGGATCGGTGGATTTCGCCAACTTCTTCATCAGCCTTACGGATGGCTGTCCGTTCGTGAGCGTGATCGACTCCACCAGTACCGGTGGCTGCGGAGATGGCACCCTCTCCATCACCT
Protein-coding sequences here:
- a CDS encoding T9SS type A sorting domain-containing protein, with product MTAILFLAGMTVVAQSHCWVKYKYDAAGNRIKRYWWCGDPNEIEKEEEVKTKSAMAEDFGLRLYPNPASDAVQLSSTSDMANAQLEVLDLQGRRVHSERVAGMLVSIDVSSWSAGRYTLVLRREQEEYTTSFSVAP
- a CDS encoding HAMP domain-containing histidine kinase gives rise to the protein MVIRPLAPLYFRPPPRISGGAPVEKRWIAALLIGITIALAGLSVIQVQWIRGVIEARDTQFGQSVDNAMNAVSERLERIDALMSIRKHSEGARMLAALDSAHQASLSAQQQSDVVIGLGGDGLPATVEHVGDPREALVDDVVRGLLYGNSQRPITERVDEPLLDSLVREELRARGIPEAAAFAVVNDENELVLMHAIADTAMAVELAHSPHRVRLFRLDPAGTAHWLVLSIPEQRSHILKGMGWQLALSGLLVLIIAGMFIFTIVTIVRQRRMSEIKNDLVNNLTHELKTPIATIALACEALSDPSITKTEERTRKFTTMIRDENKRLGVLVESVLQSAVLDSGRMRLRPVDLDMHQVVTEVARNTNILAERRNGRIATELGAELAHVKGDRIHLANVLYNLVDNAVKYCEKEPRITIATTSDDSHLSIVVRDNGIGIPRNELKRIFDRLYRVPTGNLHNVKGFGLGLSYVKSVVEGHGGTIAVESEPGLGSTFTITLPFEHDSRTETAGG
- a CDS encoding T9SS type A sorting domain-containing protein, whose amino-acid sequence is MKPVRNILLPLACMAVLGATAQQIVEHRTTRTIDIREDDKGAATVTIVTEENGSTNTTTLTGEEAKAWLAEHRTTEPMVTAEAPGEEGDLVMPVFCRVIVQPDGGQGSAKAEVFRYRTKPRTTPTPVHTATGNEEEVTGVEKSATTSPENDEMRVLPNPSEGLFTLAFKLPEEGGNGTMYVTDAAGRVVHNEVVMGNGGQARTVDLRGKEKGTYIATVMVGDRTLSKRLVIE
- a CDS encoding T9SS type A sorting domain-containing protein encodes the protein MKRTLLALSSVMAIGLLANGQSGAVRFAPLPTDNTLKTSLPSVKSDGNGAPPQFFGGPPANDNCANAILLTVNGSCVPTAGTTAGATQSLAAITCNTFLGTAEDDVWYRFVATASTATIQVDGDGTFDAVVDLRSGACNGANIACADATVGGEVEVINATGLTVGATYRFRVYDYEGTADPTPTFTVCVYNTPAAPANDECSGAPVQNLSVPGTATSNGNNVGATDSEGIGTATVWEAFTISTCANVTADFCGSVDFTNFFISLTDACPFVNVIDSSSTGGCGDGTLSITWDNLPAGTYYYPVLSAVGAAWGPYTVEFTATSCGGGGPVNDECSGATVQNLSVPGSVTVNGNNIGATDSEGVGTATVWEAFTISQCATVTADFCGSVDFTQFFISLTDGCPFVSVIDSTSTGGCGDGTLSITWANLPAGTYYYPVLSDPLTAWGPYTIEFSAVACGGGGPVNDECTGATVQNLSVPGSVTVNGNNVGATDSEGVGTATVWEAFTIGQCATVTADFCGSVDFANFFISLTDGCPFVSVIDSTSTGGCGDGTLSITWADLPAGTYYYPVLSDPLTAWGPYTIEFTAVACGAVPANDQCGNIVALNLAVPGSINFSGDNTGATTTNDYVPGSTWENPPPVPASVWHAFTTPGCADITVEHCGTNPAFSNVWIILATSCPADDDIIAATSWNDTDCADGNWTVYYENVPAGTYYLAVLTEAGSEGPYTIDVSTTACAGTGTCDGGFVLSGNNNSTEDVCDDGFADVITFITSSTSTENFSYILTDANNNVISLLGSNSFDFETAAQGTYHVWGVSYNGILTNVIPGAPITGVGSNGTCFDLSTNFVTVNVELCSSVNGANNSAWSVFPNPGNGDFTVRNGGASGMVGLELFDLGGRSVYMSTVLLNEGQAHTMELAGRVAQGSYTLRITSGGERHDVRVVVN
- a CDS encoding SDR family oxidoreductase, encoding MDLSLHGQRALVCGSTQGIGLAAARELARLGATVCLLARDKSKLAAAVATLDRSAGQTHEVVCADMSDTAALSSAAMAYAAKSGPVHILINNTGGPPPGLAHQAPLEAFESAFRLHLLAYQAMALALVPGMKAAGHGRIINVISTSVKIPLHGLGVSNTIRGAVANWSKTLANELGAFNITVNNVLPGATETERLAAILEGKAKKGGVSVDEAAEEMKREVPMRRFAKPEEIANAIAFLASPAASYINGINLPVDGGRTGSL
- a CDS encoding T9SS type A sorting domain-containing protein — encoded protein: MKNKNVLLAALLMMAGVMQGQNLVPNGSFEEYDTECENGVNTYMVVAWDEVSCGLPFGYLHACNNTIGNQPGVPYNGLGYQQAADGDGYISMWTLRMNSQGGFPDGNPQMYATVELTDPLVAGQHYCLWLRVNMADISCYMTGAFHALVGYGFPNVCNYQDTAWDTYATATWDISGVDTANWTLLEAEFEANGGEDNLTIGAFQEADEIDSVFVADNSTLLGSLLAIYIVDNVQLWACNVGVEERNGLGTLELYPNPVSDVLNVVLPSGWRGGLLELFAADGRLVLSEQLSGTSVHLGDVGSGQYLVRLTGEEDLRTGRVTVVR
- a CDS encoding response regulator transcription factor; the protein is MTAALKLLVVEDDPNLGNLVAEYLEAKGYGVELQRDGQQGFEAYRRGGHDLLLLDVMMPVKDGLTLAKEIRKENPQVPIIFLTAKSMRQDAINGFLVGADDYIHKPFSMEELQLRIGAVLRRVHGIAEKEEAPNKYEIGLYHFDLRKQLLTLDEQQRKLTTKETELLRMLCVHRNGLLERSVALKEIWGDDSYFNGRSMDVYIAKLRKYFKDDPAVEIVNVHGKGFRLTDKSE